One Formosa agariphila KMM 3901 genomic window, GTGAAAAACCAACGGCAGACTCTAATGTTACTGTAACCTATAAAGGGTATTTTACAGATGGTGAAGTATTTGATGAAAGTCCTTCAGAAATTTCATTTTATTTAAATAATGTTATTGAAGGCTGGCAAGAAGGTATTCAATTATTTAATGAAGGTGGAAGCGGAACATTATTAATTCCATCTCATTTGGGGTACGGACGTTACGGTGCTAGCATTATCCCTGGTGGTTCTGTATTAATTTTCGATGTAAATTTAATTTCGGTGAATTAACACCTTTTTAAAATACTAATAACTAAACATCCCATCTTTATAAGATGGGATGTTTGCGTTTAAGGGTTTTATTTATCATCATAAATATTGGTTCAAGCACTGATTTTTAGATTCATTATTAATCAAAGATTATAAAGTATATTTGCAGCTTAAATACTAAGATATGCAAGCAAAGAGTGAAGGAGACGTTGAGAATAAGTTGAGTGAAAAACAAATAGACGAGTGCTTGTCTGTTTTAGAACAATTAAATACCAATACCAACCTGATTTTCGATATTCCAAAGGAAAAAAGGATTGCTTTAATAAAAGCTACTGGGCAGTTTTCTAGACCGAGTCGCGAGGAGTTTGCTAAACGTAAGAAAGACGCAAAGAAGAACGCTAAGCGTAAAAAGGAAGTTCAAGATCGTGTGGCACGTAAAATTACTGGGATTAGAAATGCGCGAGAAACGCCTATATTTTTGGCTCCTAAATTATTAGCTGCTGCAGATATTAGTAATAAAAAAACCATAGAGTTAGAAACGCCACGCAACTGTTATGTGTGTAAAACACCGTTTACTAAAATGCATCACTTTTACGATACCATGTGTACCGATTGTGGCGATTTTAACTATGCGAAGCGTTTTCAAACTGCCGATGTAAATGGGCAAGTTGCTGTTATTACGGGGTCGCGATTAAAAATTGGATATCACATTACTTTAATGTTATTACGTGGTGGAGCAACAGTGGTGGCAACCACACGCTTTCCAATCGATTCTGCCATACGTTTTTCTAAAGAAGATGATTTTAACACTTGGAAAGACCGTTTACATATTCATGGTTTAGATTTACGACACATTCCTAGTGTTGAAATATTTTGTAACTATATCGAACAAAAATATGAGCGTTTAGATATTTTAATTAATAATGCCGCACAAACTGTAAGGCGTCCTGCTGGTTTCTACGCCCATTTAATGGAGAAAGAAGAGTCAGATATTGAAACTTTACCACAGGCTGTTCAGGATATGTTATCCGATCATACAAACTGTTTAAGTGAATTAAAATCACTAACCTCAGGAGCGTCATCTAATAAAAATATGCCCGTAACATGGCATGGACCAGAACCAGGAATCGGATTAAGAGCTTCTGCTAAACTGTCTCAAATACCGTATAGTTTTGATAACTCGTTGGTCGCAGACGAGGTTTTTCCTGAAGGTGAACTTGATGCCGATTTACAACAAGTCGATTTACGAAAATCCAATAGCTGGCGATTAAAATTAGGTGCAATAGAAACCACAGAAATGATAGAAGTACAGTTGGTAAATGCTGTAGCGCCATTCGTTCTATGTAATCGCTTATCCGAACTAATGAAAAAAGAAAACACAGGGCAAAAACATATTATTAATGTAACGGCTATGGAAGGGAAATTCCATCGTGTGTTTAAAGAATCGCGTCACCCTCATACCAATATGGCAAAAGCGGCTCTTAATATGTTAACACATACAGCTTCTGGAGAATTAGCTAAAAGTGGGATTTTTATGAATGCGGTAGATACGGGTTGGGTGACAGACGAAGACCCTGCCGAATTAGCAAAAATGAAACAAGAGGTTTACGACTTTCAGCCGCCTTTAGATATCGTAGATGGTGCTGCCCGTGTAATGGATCCTTTATTAGATGGTATTAATACAGGTAAACATTGGTGTGGAAAATTCCTTAAAGATTATAGGCCTATAGAGTGGTAGGTTTCTAAAGGTTCAATCTCAACCGTACAGTTTACGTATCATAGCTGTTATTTATTTACTTATACATCATCTTAATTTAAAGATGTTTCCGCGATAACGAATTGCGTTAGTTTTATATGTTTTCAAGTCAAATAATTCTTTAAATAATGAAGAACTTGCAGCAAAACATAAATCATGGAAAACGTATTAGTAGTTGGTGCCACAGGCACCACTGGACATAAAGTAGTAAATCATTTAAAAACATCGCAAGATTTTGAACCTATTGCTATGGTAAGAACTGCCGAGCAAGAACAAAACTTTAAAGCACAAAATATTAGAACGGTTCACGGCGATTTAGAACAAGATGTTTCTCATACGGTTGTAGAAGCAACACATGTTATTTTCGCAGCAGGTTCTGGCGGTAAAAAAGTAGAAGCTGTAGACCAAGATGGGGCTATAAAAATGATTAAAGCTTCAGAAACCGGAAATATCAAGAAATTTATTATGTTAAGTTCTATGGGTGCAGACAACCCAAAACAGAGCGAAAAACTTCAAGACTATTTACAGGCAAAACACAATGCCGATGTCTTCTTAAAAGATTCTAAACTCAATTATACCATTGTAAGACCTGGTACACTTAATAATAACGCTGGGCAAGGCCGTATTCAATTGGCTAAATCCTTATCTAAACAAGGCGAGATTAGTCGCGATGATGTGGCACAAACACTTATTCAGGCTTTACGCGACCATACTACAAATACCACAACATTCGAAATTCTAGAAGGAGAAACTCCAATAGAAGAAGCCTTACAAAACATTCAATAAATTATTTTTAGAGTAACCACATATTATAAATTAAATTAAAAAATTACGTATTATGATTAAACCAAGAACAAAAACACCCGATTTAACAATAGATTTAGTAGACGGAAAAACATGGACACTTAGTGAACAAGATCCAGAACATTTTACAATGATTATTGTGTACAGAGGAAAACATTGTCCTGTTTGTAAAACATATTTAAAAACCCTTGAAAAGCATATGCAAGACTTTAAAGATAAAGGGGTAAGTGTTATAGCCATTAGTGCGAATACTAAAGAATTGGCCACAGCTTCTGTAAAAGAATGGGACATTCCAAACGTACCTGTAGGTTATAATTTTTCTATTGAAGAAGCAAGAACATGGGGATTATTTATTTCTGAAGGAATAAAAGATGAACCTAAAGTGTTTGTTGAACCAGGATTATATTTAATCCGACCAGATAGAACGCTTTACGCATCATCAATTCAAACCATGCCATTTGCTAGACCAAGTTTAGAAGATTTATTAAAGTCATTAGACTTTGTTATAGATAAAGATTATCCGGCAAGAGGAGAAGCTTAAGATAGAGAAAAGTAGATTGATATAAAAAAATCCCCTAAACAATGTTTAGGGGATTTTTTAGGTTTAATATTAATTATAATCTATGAGGCGTTTTGAATAACAATAGATTTTATATTTACAAATTCCTTCATTCCAAAACCACCATGCTCTCTACCAAATCCTGAATCTTTTACTCCTCCAAATGGCATGTTAGGATGCGCAAGTCCGAAAGAGTTAATAAACACCATTCCGGTGTCAAAATGCTTTTCTGCCAATTGGGTTGCACGCTCAATATCTTTAGAGAAGATACCACCACCAAGTCCAAAGCGACTATCGTTAGCAATTCTAAAAGCATCTTCTTCATCTTTAGCCTTAATTAATGCTGCTACAGGTCCAAATAATTCGTCATCGTAAGCAGGTTGTCCAGGTTTCACATTTTCTAAAACGGTAGCTGGATAATAATACCCCGCTCCAGTTTCCGGACTTCCGCCGCATAATACTGTTGCGCCTTTATCTACACTTTCAGTCAGTTGTTCATGTAATTTCTCACGTAAATCTTTACGCGCCATAGGTCCTAATTCAGAATCTTTTGCCTTTGGGTCTCCAAGTTTTAATTCGGACATTGCTTTTACAAATGCCGATTTAAATGTATCGTAGACAGCATCAACTGCTATAAAACGTTTTGCTGCAATACACGTTTCACCATTGTTGTAAATTCTACCTTTTACAGATTCTTCTACAGCTTTTTCAATATCTGCATCTTCTAAAATTAAATAAGCATCGTTACTTCCTAATTCTAATACCGATTTTTTAATTTCTGCACCTGCTTTTTCTCCGATGTTTTTACCCGCTTCGGGACTTCCTGTTAAGGTAATACCACGTACCAATTTATGTTTAATAATAGCATCCGATTGCTCATGGTTGATAACTAAAACAGAGAATAATCCGTCTGGTAATCCTGCCGTCTTAAATATAGATTCTAATAATTTAGCTGTTCCTGTAACGTTAGAGGCGTGTTTTAGCAATACACTATTTCCTGCCATTAAATTGGTAATAGCATAACGAATTACCTGATAAGAAGGATAATTCCAAGGCTGAATACCATATATAATTCCTGTAGGCGAGTAGGTTACTATGCCTGTGCCTCCAGTGGCAAGTTCTCTTTTTTCATTTTTTAAGATGTCGGCAGCGTGCGTCGCAGCATAATCACAAATTGCAGTACACGTGTCTACTTCCTGCTCACTTTGAGTGAGGAGTTTTCCCATCTCGTCGGTCATGAGTTCTGCAAGTTCCGTTTTGTAATTCTGAAGTTCTTCACCAATGGCTGTGATAATTTTAGCTCGCTCTTCGAACGATTTAAAACGCCAGTCTAAAAATGCTTCATGTGCGTGTTCTATTGTTTTTTCTACTGTAGAATCATCCATATATGTGTAAGTCGATAACGTCTTACCGTTTGCTGGATTTATAGTTTTAAATGTATCTTTTTTTGTTTGAGTTTCCATAATCTGTTTTTTGTTTTTAAGACAAATAACGCGCTGTTATCTCTCGTTTTTGGTAAAGGTAGTCCCGAGAAGTGCCTATTCTTAGCTCTATTATAATAGATGTTAACCCATTCGATGGCAGACACAAATTGTTTCAAAATTTTATCTTATTATTAACTGTTTAAATGATTTGAAACCTCGTTTTTAGTTCATATAAACACCCATTTAACAGCATTTAAATATTTTAAAAAATCAAAATCATGATACACAGATGCATTACATTATTTGCTCAGTTACCATTAGGAACCCCTAATCCAGATGACAATGAACCTTTAGATTTTTCAGACCCATTTAATATTGTGGTTTTTATCATTTTACCTATCGTAGCCGTAATTCTTTATATGGTTTGGCGAAAAAACCGAAGAAAATAATACGCGCATTAATCTGTTATTACAGACTATCATTCGTATTTTAGAGGATTACAAAAGACATTTTTAAGATAATTAGGAAGAACATGTGCAAAGAAAAATTTATGCAGGAAGCTGTAGCTGCAGCGCTTAGAGGAATGAATAATAATGAAGGTGGCCCTTTTGGCTGTGTAATTGTTAAAGATGGAAAAATTGTAGGACGTGGTAATAATAAAGTCACTTCTACTAATGACCCAACAGCGCATGCAGAAGTGACAGCCATACGTGATGCGTGTAAAAACTTAGGTGCGTTTCAATTAGACGGTTGCGAAATTTACACCTCTTGCGAACCCTGTCCAATGTGTCTAGGCGCTATTTATTGGGCAAGACCAGATAAAGTGTACTACGGAAGCAATCAAGAGGATGCTGCACACATTGGTTTCGACGATGCGTTTATCTA contains:
- a CDS encoding NAD-dependent succinate-semialdehyde dehydrogenase — translated: METQTKKDTFKTINPANGKTLSTYTYMDDSTVEKTIEHAHEAFLDWRFKSFEERAKIITAIGEELQNYKTELAELMTDEMGKLLTQSEQEVDTCTAICDYAATHAADILKNEKRELATGGTGIVTYSPTGIIYGIQPWNYPSYQVIRYAITNLMAGNSVLLKHASNVTGTAKLLESIFKTAGLPDGLFSVLVINHEQSDAIIKHKLVRGITLTGSPEAGKNIGEKAGAEIKKSVLELGSNDAYLILEDADIEKAVEESVKGRIYNNGETCIAAKRFIAVDAVYDTFKSAFVKAMSELKLGDPKAKDSELGPMARKDLREKLHEQLTESVDKGATVLCGGSPETGAGYYYPATVLENVKPGQPAYDDELFGPVAALIKAKDEEDAFRIANDSRFGLGGGIFSKDIERATQLAEKHFDTGMVFINSFGLAHPNMPFGGVKDSGFGREHGGFGMKEFVNIKSIVIQNAS
- a CDS encoding adenylosuccinate synthetase gives rise to the protein MIHRCITLFAQLPLGTPNPDDNEPLDFSDPFNIVVFIILPIVAVILYMVWRKNRRK
- a CDS encoding SDR family NAD(P)-dependent oxidoreductase, which translates into the protein MQAKSEGDVENKLSEKQIDECLSVLEQLNTNTNLIFDIPKEKRIALIKATGQFSRPSREEFAKRKKDAKKNAKRKKEVQDRVARKITGIRNARETPIFLAPKLLAAADISNKKTIELETPRNCYVCKTPFTKMHHFYDTMCTDCGDFNYAKRFQTADVNGQVAVITGSRLKIGYHITLMLLRGGATVVATTRFPIDSAIRFSKEDDFNTWKDRLHIHGLDLRHIPSVEIFCNYIEQKYERLDILINNAAQTVRRPAGFYAHLMEKEESDIETLPQAVQDMLSDHTNCLSELKSLTSGASSNKNMPVTWHGPEPGIGLRASAKLSQIPYSFDNSLVADEVFPEGELDADLQQVDLRKSNSWRLKLGAIETTEMIEVQLVNAVAPFVLCNRLSELMKKENTGQKHIINVTAMEGKFHRVFKESRHPHTNMAKAALNMLTHTASGELAKSGIFMNAVDTGWVTDEDPAELAKMKQEVYDFQPPLDIVDGAARVMDPLLDGINTGKHWCGKFLKDYRPIEW
- a CDS encoding nucleoside deaminase, translating into MCKEKFMQEAVAAALRGMNNNEGGPFGCVIVKDGKIVGRGNNKVTSTNDPTAHAEVTAIRDACKNLGAFQLDGCEIYTSCEPCPMCLGAIYWARPDKVYYGSNQEDAAHIGFDDAFIYKEIPLPYEKRSIPFEQLARDMALEPFQEWTKKVDKTAY
- a CDS encoding SDR family oxidoreductase produces the protein MENVLVVGATGTTGHKVVNHLKTSQDFEPIAMVRTAEQEQNFKAQNIRTVHGDLEQDVSHTVVEATHVIFAAGSGGKKVEAVDQDGAIKMIKASETGNIKKFIMLSSMGADNPKQSEKLQDYLQAKHNADVFLKDSKLNYTIVRPGTLNNNAGQGRIQLAKSLSKQGEISRDDVAQTLIQALRDHTTNTTTFEILEGETPIEEALQNIQ
- a CDS encoding peroxiredoxin-like family protein, with protein sequence MIKPRTKTPDLTIDLVDGKTWTLSEQDPEHFTMIIVYRGKHCPVCKTYLKTLEKHMQDFKDKGVSVIAISANTKELATASVKEWDIPNVPVGYNFSIEEARTWGLFISEGIKDEPKVFVEPGLYLIRPDRTLYASSIQTMPFARPSLEDLLKSLDFVIDKDYPARGEA